The proteins below come from a single Halobacillus salinarum genomic window:
- a CDS encoding DUF1540 domain-containing protein, protein MAKDVLCEVSNCVYNREGKKCDASQIFVVSHKGDKAHDSKETDCKTFEPLG, encoded by the coding sequence ATGGCGAAAGATGTACTTTGTGAAGTTAGCAACTGTGTTTATAACCGTGAAGGCAAAAAATGCGACGCTTCACAAATTTTTGTAGTTAGTCACAAAGGTGATAAAGCTCACGACAGTAAAGAAACAGATTGTAAAACATTCGAACCTCTTGGATAA
- a CDS encoding DsbA family protein → MKNTTKWLFIIIGAAAVIAIIWFAASGNSDENAYEGQPYLGEEDAPVTVLEFGDYKCPYCKAFEAQFFPQIDKELIQTGEIKFYFINLPFINVDSKRAAKFAETVYQELGNETYWKFHSLLYEKQPADPAAEKQDIYDEEFLKKTLGEMTSSEDVKQVMDAFNDGTGDEAVEEDLKLANKLNVSQTPTLIVDGERFEGQNIEDLKKMVEEAK, encoded by the coding sequence TTGAAGAATACAACGAAATGGTTATTCATTATCATAGGAGCAGCAGCTGTAATTGCTATCATTTGGTTTGCTGCCAGTGGGAACTCGGACGAAAATGCTTATGAGGGACAGCCTTATCTTGGAGAAGAGGATGCCCCAGTGACTGTTCTGGAATTCGGAGATTATAAATGTCCTTATTGTAAAGCATTTGAAGCCCAGTTTTTCCCACAGATTGATAAAGAGCTTATTCAAACTGGGGAAATAAAGTTCTATTTCATAAATTTACCGTTTATAAATGTGGATTCTAAACGTGCAGCTAAGTTTGCTGAAACCGTTTATCAGGAATTAGGAAACGAAACGTACTGGAAATTCCATTCATTGCTGTATGAAAAGCAGCCAGCAGACCCGGCAGCAGAGAAACAGGATATTTACGATGAGGAGTTCCTGAAAAAGACGTTAGGTGAGATGACCAGCTCTGAAGATGTAAAGCAGGTTATGGATGCCTTTAACGACGGAACTGGTGATGAGGCGGTGGAAGAGGATTTGAAATTAGCTAATAAGTTAAATGTATCCCAAACGCCAACACTCATTGTTGATGGTGAAAGGTTTGAAGGGCAGAACATTGAAGATTTAAAGAAAATGGTGGAAGAAGCCAAATAA
- the murB gene encoding UDP-N-acetylmuramate dehydrogenase yields the protein MDKQKIIYHKLLNLVKPENVKVNETLKNHLYTKLGGVADFFITPTTFQEVQNVVRFSNEAEVPFTLLGNGSNLIIKDGGIRGIVINLKHLNDISSEGTTLVAQSGARIIDASRHALKESLSGLEFACGIPGTVGGALYMNAGAYGGEIKDVLDYAYVVDKDGNLVKRLASELGLDYRTSNIPDNGDIVLEATFHLKPGNYEEIKAVMDDLTYKRESKQPLEYPSCGSVFKRPPGYFAGKLIQDSNLQGTNIGGAEVSTKHAGFIVNKDNATTSDYISLIEHVQSTVKEKFGVDLEREVRIIGEDLE from the coding sequence ATGGATAAGCAAAAAATTATTTATCATAAACTATTGAATCTTGTGAAGCCTGAAAATGTAAAAGTGAATGAAACGTTGAAAAACCATCTTTATACAAAGCTTGGCGGCGTTGCGGACTTTTTTATTACTCCGACAACCTTCCAGGAGGTCCAAAATGTTGTGCGGTTCTCCAATGAAGCCGAAGTCCCTTTTACATTACTCGGAAATGGATCAAATTTAATTATTAAAGACGGCGGTATACGAGGTATTGTCATAAATTTAAAGCATTTGAATGATATTTCGTCGGAAGGTACTACGCTTGTTGCTCAAAGTGGTGCAAGGATAATTGATGCTTCCCGTCATGCCTTGAAGGAAAGTCTGTCGGGATTGGAATTTGCCTGTGGAATTCCAGGCACTGTCGGAGGAGCTCTTTATATGAACGCAGGTGCCTATGGCGGAGAGATAAAAGATGTCCTCGATTATGCTTATGTCGTAGACAAAGATGGAAACCTGGTGAAACGTCTGGCTTCTGAGCTTGGCTTGGATTACCGTACAAGTAACATTCCTGATAATGGCGACATTGTTCTTGAAGCTACTTTCCATCTTAAGCCTGGCAATTACGAAGAGATCAAGGCAGTGATGGATGACCTGACATACAAGCGGGAATCCAAGCAGCCGCTTGAATACCCTTCTTGTGGCAGTGTCTTTAAACGCCCCCCTGGTTATTTTGCCGGGAAACTCATTCAGGACAGCAACCTGCAAGGGACGAATATCGGCGGAGCAGAGGTGTCCACGAAACATGCTGGATTTATTGTCAATAAAGATAATGCTACGACCAGTGATTATATTTCTCTCATAGAACACGTCCAATCTACCGTCAAAGAAAAGTTTGGCGTAGATTTAGAGCGAGAAGTCCGCATTATCGGCGAAGACTTAGAATAA
- the qoxA gene encoding cytochrome aa3 quinol oxidase subunit II: protein MKLLKTFLISSSFLFLMSGCSALPVLNPKGPVADAQKDLIYWSIILMLIIVAAVFVLFTIMLVKYRERKKDDGRDPEEIEGNTWLEILWTAIPIVIVILLAWPTVTTIYSLEKVPESSTDKDPLVIRATSADWKWFFSYPEQGIETVNYLHIPEDRAVKFVLTSADSMAALWIPQLGGQEYNMAGMKNELYLQADHPGVYNGRNANFTGEGFNDMTFKVHADTAEDFKAWVKDTKQNSPKLSQDKYNHLLLKGDVKTMAFSSTHLQFVDHAKQPDYAVKVRKKLISENPELQEKSH from the coding sequence GTGAAATTACTTAAAACGTTCTTAATCTCAAGTTCGTTTCTCTTTTTAATGTCTGGCTGCAGTGCTCTGCCTGTTCTTAATCCTAAGGGGCCGGTAGCAGATGCTCAGAAGGATTTGATTTATTGGTCAATTATCCTCATGCTTATTATTGTAGCAGCCGTATTTGTACTATTCACAATCATGTTAGTCAAATACCGGGAACGTAAAAAAGATGATGGGCGTGATCCTGAAGAAATTGAAGGCAATACGTGGCTGGAAATACTATGGACGGCTATCCCGATCGTCATAGTTATCCTGTTAGCTTGGCCGACTGTAACTACGATTTACAGTTTGGAGAAAGTTCCAGAAAGCTCTACAGATAAAGATCCACTAGTTATTCGAGCTACTTCTGCTGATTGGAAATGGTTCTTTTCTTATCCAGAACAAGGGATAGAAACCGTGAATTACCTTCATATTCCTGAGGATCGTGCAGTGAAATTCGTGTTAACTTCTGCAGATTCTATGGCTGCTCTCTGGATCCCCCAATTAGGAGGACAAGAGTACAACATGGCAGGGATGAAAAATGAACTGTATTTACAGGCAGATCATCCTGGCGTTTACAATGGCCGTAATGCAAACTTTACTGGTGAAGGCTTTAATGACATGACTTTCAAAGTCCACGCTGATACAGCAGAGGATTTCAAAGCATGGGTGAAGGATACGAAGCAAAATTCGCCTAAGCTTTCTCAAGACAAGTATAACCACTTGCTGTTAAAAGGGGACGTGAAGACAATGGCTTTCTCCTCCACTCATTTACAGTTTGTCGATCATGCAAAACAACCAGATTATGCGGTCAAAGTACGAAAGAAGTTAATCAGCGAAAACCCTGAATTACAGGAAAAATCTCACTAG
- the qoxC gene encoding cytochrome aa3 quinol oxidase subunit III, whose protein sequence is MGGHATHIDPNKPLEYQSETGRLNILGFWIFLGAEIALFGTLFAAYFVLTGRIADGPPPEELFELKGVLIETFLLLTSSFTCGIAIHEMRRRSVPGLMIWFILTLLLGYGFVFFEIREFIAYVHEGASLQTSGYWTSFFTLLGTHGLHVTMGTFWMISILIQIAVRGLSPATAKKAFVVSLYWHFLDVVWIFIFTTVYLMGMVM, encoded by the coding sequence ATGGGTGGACACGCAACTCACATTGACCCTAATAAACCATTAGAATATCAATCAGAAACCGGCCGTTTAAATATTTTAGGTTTCTGGATCTTCTTAGGAGCAGAAATCGCCCTGTTCGGTACGCTTTTCGCAGCCTATTTTGTCCTGACCGGACGAATTGCTGACGGGCCACCTCCGGAAGAGCTGTTTGAATTAAAAGGAGTACTCATAGAAACCTTCCTGCTCCTTACAAGTAGTTTTACTTGTGGAATTGCTATTCATGAAATGAGGCGCAGAAGTGTTCCTGGACTAATGATCTGGTTTATCCTAACATTATTGTTAGGGTACGGATTCGTCTTTTTTGAAATAAGGGAGTTTATTGCTTATGTACACGAAGGGGCTTCACTTCAGACCAGTGGATATTGGACCAGCTTCTTCACTTTATTAGGTACTCACGGTCTGCACGTGACCATGGGAACATTTTGGATGATCTCTATTCTTATTCAAATTGCAGTACGAGGATTGTCACCGGCTACGGCTAAGAAAGCATTTGTTGTTTCTTTGTATTGGCACTTTCTTGACGTTGTTTGGATCTTTATCTTTACGACAGTCTATTTAATGGGGATGGTGATGTAA
- the qoxD gene encoding cytochrome aa3 quinol oxidase subunit IV, which yields MSGQSNNHFPWNHVLGFALSIFLTVLAVWIALYTSLSVTAVIWIIVGLAVLQALVQLFMFMHVREGEGRIQTTTMYYSAGIGIIIVFGTIWVIQSIMSGSMPM from the coding sequence ATGTCAGGTCAAAGTAATAACCATTTTCCATGGAATCACGTACTTGGTTTTGCCCTATCCATTTTTCTTACTGTATTAGCAGTGTGGATTGCCCTTTACACAAGTCTTTCTGTTACTGCAGTGATCTGGATTATTGTAGGATTGGCAGTGCTACAAGCTCTCGTTCAGCTCTTTATGTTTATGCACGTCCGTGAAGGAGAAGGACGCATTCAGACAACCACGATGTACTACAGTGCAGGTATTGGGATTATTATTGTATTTGGCACGATTTGGGTTATCCAGTCGATTATGTCAGGTTCCATGCCAATGTAA
- a CDS encoding spore morphogenesis/germination protein YwcE: protein MDVILVYVLLASMTPLFLWMDHRKLAIVQMPFIVAMWAYFVIEFGALEVGAFAYRALLTLFAANIILAHYAMYLVLYKDVKIRKRISAAPNMLSRVLEMDGDKSKAKKEPQ from the coding sequence ATGGATGTTATTTTGGTGTATGTATTACTGGCGAGTATGACTCCGCTGTTTCTATGGATGGACCATCGCAAACTTGCTATTGTCCAAATGCCTTTTATCGTAGCAATGTGGGCTTATTTTGTAATTGAGTTCGGGGCATTAGAAGTCGGAGCCTTTGCTTATAGGGCACTCTTAACATTATTTGCAGCCAATATAATCTTAGCTCATTATGCTATGTACCTCGTTCTTTACAAAGATGTTAAGATCCGTAAAAGAATCAGTGCTGCACCTAATATGCTCTCCAGAGTATTAGAAATGGATGGAGATAAGTCAAAAGCTAAGAAAGAACCTCAATAA
- a CDS encoding alpha/beta hydrolase, whose product MPVNPLIQLMLHKMKENPMPPLSEVTPEEYRERERKIMSVPQPEEKVQAVDDCQLELDGRAIQIRVYTPLGGNKPYPCLVYYHGGGWVLGSLDTHDIVCKFFASECNCKVISVDYRLAPENKFPAAVRDAYESFEKIYEDAEHYGIRRDSMAVGGDSAGGNLAAVTAIWAKENSGPPIRHQLLIYPSTGFKEESDSLIENAQGFLLTTEMMHWFREHYFYDTEDLNHPHASPIFYEDKTGLPPATILTAQYDPLRDAGKAYADELREAGVKVNYQNFEGLIHGFANFIGLVPEAKRALSQAAVFLNHSFQEG is encoded by the coding sequence ATGCCGGTCAACCCGTTAATTCAATTAATGCTGCATAAGATGAAAGAGAATCCCATGCCTCCCTTAAGCGAAGTCACACCAGAAGAATACCGGGAAAGAGAAAGGAAAATCATGAGTGTGCCACAGCCTGAAGAAAAAGTGCAAGCTGTGGATGATTGCCAGCTGGAACTTGATGGCAGAGCTATTCAGATTAGAGTTTATACTCCTTTAGGAGGAAACAAACCATACCCTTGCCTTGTGTATTACCATGGCGGCGGCTGGGTGCTGGGAAGTCTGGATACCCATGACATTGTTTGCAAATTTTTCGCGAGTGAATGTAATTGCAAAGTCATTTCTGTTGATTATCGATTAGCACCTGAAAATAAATTTCCTGCTGCAGTTAGAGATGCCTATGAATCCTTTGAAAAAATCTATGAGGACGCCGAACATTACGGAATAAGAAGGGATTCCATGGCGGTAGGCGGTGATAGTGCAGGAGGAAACCTTGCCGCTGTAACAGCCATCTGGGCGAAAGAAAATTCAGGTCCTCCCATTCGTCATCAATTGCTCATTTATCCATCGACCGGATTTAAAGAGGAATCGGATTCTCTCATCGAAAATGCTCAAGGATTCCTGTTGACTACAGAAATGATGCATTGGTTTAGAGAGCATTATTTTTATGATACTGAAGATTTGAATCATCCGCACGCTTCACCGATTTTTTACGAAGATAAAACCGGTCTGCCTCCAGCAACCATACTGACCGCTCAGTATGATCCACTGCGCGACGCGGGAAAGGCATATGCAGATGAATTGAGAGAAGCAGGGGTAAAGGTGAATTATCAGAATTTTGAAGGGCTGATTCATGGATTTGCCAACTTTATCGGTCTCGTACCAGAAGCGAAAAGGGCATTGTCACAGGCGGCTGTTTTCTTAAACCACTCTTTTCAAGAAGGCTGA
- the ilvD gene encoding dihydroxy-acid dehydratase — translation MESKKDLRIRSKVISEGVNRVPNRSMLRAVGFTDEDFKKPMIGVASTWSEVTPCNVHIDRLAREAKNGAKNNGGSPLIFNTITVSDGIAMGHEGMFYSLPSREIIADSIETVTNAERLDGVVAIGGCDKTTPGCLIALGRMNIPSVYIYGGTIQPGKLNGKDIDIVSSFEAVGQYQAGNINDEELHQVECHACPGAGACGGMYTANTMASAVEALGMSIPGSSSTPAVNDYKEQECRQAGEMVVELLEKGIYPRDIMTKKAFENAITVVMALGGSTNAFLHLTAMAHSAGVDVTLEDFEVIRQRVPYIADMKPSGKYVMQDLYEAGGVPAVMKLLLEHDLLHGDCLTVTGKTVAENLADAPSLKEGQKVIHPIDDPIKPIGSLVLLKGNLAPEGAVAKMSGQKISSFEGPARVYDSEAEAAEAIEANEIKEGDVLVIRNVGPKGGPGMPEMLSITAMIVGKGLNGKVALLTDGRFSGGSHGFVIGHIAPEAFVGGPIGLLQNGDMVKIDSNTQQINFDVSEEEIENRKQKWQQPEPKFKSGILAKYARLVSSSAKGAVTDLELD, via the coding sequence ATGGAATCCAAAAAAGATCTCAGGATTCGCAGTAAAGTAATTAGTGAAGGGGTAAATCGAGTTCCGAACAGATCTATGCTCAGAGCTGTCGGATTTACGGATGAAGATTTTAAAAAGCCGATGATCGGCGTGGCTAGCACGTGGAGTGAAGTTACTCCATGTAATGTACATATCGATCGTTTGGCACGGGAAGCGAAAAACGGAGCAAAGAACAATGGCGGCTCTCCGCTCATTTTTAATACCATTACAGTCTCTGACGGAATTGCAATGGGCCATGAAGGGATGTTCTATTCCTTACCCAGCCGGGAAATCATCGCGGATTCTATTGAGACCGTTACGAACGCCGAGCGCTTAGATGGAGTTGTCGCAATTGGCGGTTGTGATAAAACGACACCAGGCTGTCTGATAGCCTTGGGGCGTATGAACATTCCATCCGTTTATATATACGGAGGTACCATTCAGCCCGGGAAGTTGAATGGAAAGGATATCGATATTGTCTCCTCATTTGAAGCAGTAGGTCAGTATCAGGCTGGAAATATTAACGATGAAGAACTCCACCAAGTCGAGTGCCACGCTTGTCCTGGAGCAGGTGCCTGTGGAGGGATGTACACAGCCAATACGATGGCTTCTGCAGTGGAAGCACTTGGAATGAGTATTCCCGGCTCTTCTTCCACACCGGCGGTGAATGATTACAAAGAACAGGAGTGCCGCCAAGCTGGAGAAATGGTGGTAGAACTATTAGAAAAAGGAATTTATCCGCGCGACATTATGACTAAGAAAGCTTTTGAAAACGCAATTACAGTCGTTATGGCTCTAGGCGGGTCCACAAATGCTTTTCTGCACCTTACAGCAATGGCACATTCAGCAGGAGTGGATGTAACTCTTGAAGATTTTGAAGTAATACGTCAGCGCGTTCCATATATTGCAGATATGAAACCAAGCGGTAAATATGTCATGCAGGACTTGTACGAGGCTGGTGGTGTGCCAGCTGTGATGAAATTGTTATTAGAGCATGATTTGCTTCATGGAGACTGTTTGACGGTAACAGGGAAAACAGTGGCTGAAAACCTTGCCGATGCTCCATCTTTAAAAGAGGGCCAAAAAGTGATTCATCCCATTGATGATCCTATTAAGCCTATTGGCTCGTTAGTGCTTCTAAAAGGAAACCTTGCTCCTGAAGGGGCTGTCGCCAAAATGTCCGGACAAAAAATTTCAAGTTTTGAAGGGCCTGCACGTGTTTATGATAGTGAGGCAGAAGCTGCCGAGGCGATCGAAGCCAACGAAATTAAAGAAGGAGATGTCCTCGTCATAAGAAATGTCGGCCCGAAAGGCGGCCCAGGAATGCCGGAGATGCTTTCGATTACAGCGATGATCGTAGGGAAAGGGCTGAACGGAAAAGTAGCTCTGCTTACAGATGGCCGTTTTTCCGGGGGGTCCCATGGGTTTGTAATTGGACATATTGCTCCTGAAGCTTTTGTCGGCGGCCCGATTGGCTTACTCCAAAATGGAGACATGGTTAAAATTGATAGTAATACGCAGCAAATCAACTTTGATGTTTCTGAAGAGGAGATTGAGAACCGCAAGCAGAAGTGGCAGCAGCCGGAACCTAAATTTAAATCAGGAATATTGGCTAAATATGCAAGACTTGTTTCTTCTTCCGCAAAAGGAGCCGTTACCGACTTAGAGTTGGATTAG
- a CDS encoding histidine phosphatase family protein: MTTIGFIRHGSTFWNKIGRAQGSMNIPLDDEGKDHACLLANRLKGEKWEYLISSDLLRAVQTAEIIAELNPHLSLIQDKRLREIDGGKIEGTTEEERVQRWGKDWRTLDLGREDTSSVVERGMDCINDWIEKYPGKNVLFVTHGGMIKQLLTAMGVDSIGKSPLMNTSITCVSRKNDKYVCELYNCTMHLSN, encoded by the coding sequence ATGACTACCATTGGGTTTATAAGACACGGAAGTACTTTTTGGAATAAAATTGGAAGAGCTCAAGGATCGATGAATATTCCATTAGATGATGAGGGGAAAGATCACGCTTGTTTACTTGCAAATAGGCTTAAAGGTGAGAAATGGGAATATCTGATTTCCAGTGATTTATTAAGAGCCGTCCAAACAGCTGAAATTATCGCTGAACTTAACCCTCACCTTTCTTTAATACAGGACAAGCGCCTAAGGGAAATTGATGGGGGAAAGATCGAAGGTACGACAGAAGAAGAGAGAGTACAACGGTGGGGAAAGGATTGGAGAACATTGGATCTGGGGAGGGAAGATACAAGTTCAGTAGTGGAGAGGGGGATGGATTGCATCAATGATTGGATTGAAAAATACCCGGGGAAGAATGTATTGTTCGTTACACATGGAGGTATGATTAAACAACTTTTAACAGCTATGGGGGTTGACTCCATAGGTAAGTCGCCTTTAATGAATACTTCGATAACGTGTGTCTCCAGGAAAAATGATAAATACGTTTGTGAATTATATAATTGCACGATGCACCTGTCTAATTAA
- a CDS encoding VOC family protein: MKHQATPYLTFSGQARQALEYYRNVFHGEIQGLQTFGEADFETPEEASDHIMHARLKYEGLLLMVSDSFPGQQVSPGNQISLALELDSQEEIQELYDRFTEEGSAVMELQDTFWGAIYAKVKDPFGVIWDLNYTKQSS, from the coding sequence ATGAAGCACCAGGCAACCCCTTATCTGACTTTCAGCGGTCAAGCAAGACAAGCACTTGAATATTACAGAAATGTATTTCATGGAGAAATTCAAGGGCTCCAAACTTTTGGAGAAGCTGATTTTGAGACACCCGAGGAAGCTTCGGACCATATTATGCACGCCCGGTTGAAGTATGAAGGATTATTATTGATGGTTTCTGATTCATTTCCCGGGCAGCAGGTTAGTCCCGGCAATCAAATCTCTCTTGCTCTGGAACTTGACAGTCAAGAAGAAATTCAAGAGCTTTATGACCGTTTTACAGAAGAAGGCAGCGCTGTTATGGAGCTTCAAGATACCTTCTGGGGAGCCATCTACGCAAAAGTAAAAGACCCTTTTGGAGTGATTTGGGACTTAAATTACACGAAACAATCGTCTTAA
- a CDS encoding flavodoxin family protein, whose product MLTLLGSSREEGNTEALVKQIMQGIDYTSITLSHHTIQPISDKRHSIEGFTPVHDDYEKILQEVLSHDILIFATPIYWFGMSGQMKVFIDRWSQYLRDSRYHMKEELSKKTAYVVLTGGTNPKITGLPLIQQFSYIFDFVHMKFEDYIIGEAVKPGEILLDSKALLKAEEWNHNFTASMNNK is encoded by the coding sequence ATTCTTACATTGCTTGGAAGTTCACGCGAAGAAGGAAATACAGAAGCCCTGGTGAAACAAATCATGCAAGGGATAGACTATACTTCCATAACCTTATCTCATCATACTATCCAACCCATTTCAGATAAAAGGCACAGCATAGAAGGATTTACTCCCGTCCATGATGATTATGAGAAGATTCTTCAAGAGGTTCTTTCTCATGATATCCTTATTTTCGCTACTCCGATTTACTGGTTTGGAATGTCAGGACAAATGAAAGTCTTTATTGACAGGTGGTCCCAATATTTACGGGACAGCCGCTATCATATGAAAGAAGAGCTGAGTAAAAAAACAGCGTATGTAGTGCTTACCGGAGGTACGAATCCAAAGATTACAGGACTTCCATTAATCCAGCAGTTCAGCTACATTTTTGATTTCGTTCACATGAAGTTTGAAGATTATATCATTGGCGAAGCCGTTAAACCTGGAGAAATTCTTTTAGATTCAAAAGCATTACTAAAAGCAGAAGAATGGAACCATAACTTCACAGCATCCATGAATAATAAATAA
- a CDS encoding LysR family transcriptional regulator produces MDLSYLYTFKEVVKWGSYTRTGIELGYAQSSVTTQIRKLEEYYQVRLFERSGQKMELTQAGEHLYYYVHQVTQLMDEARVRITRGVQARGTLRIGTVESLAAYFITPHVKKLKNDHPDLRIQLESGICPNLKKGVLNGERDLVVMLDEINEHPALQAIPLKKEEMLMVVHPNHRFAKERYIDMEHLQEETLILTEKGCSYRVMFERMLKNYGVESKSVLTFTSLEAIKQCVIDELGVAVLPEMAVRKEIDRGQLIPVRFEKEHMSLMIQILYLKKKWLSPAIKQFIEFLSEENLRSSQ; encoded by the coding sequence ATGGATCTATCCTATCTTTATACGTTCAAGGAAGTTGTAAAATGGGGGAGTTATACACGAACTGGTATTGAATTAGGATATGCTCAGTCGAGCGTTACCACGCAGATTAGGAAGCTTGAAGAATATTATCAAGTGAGGTTGTTTGAAAGATCCGGTCAGAAAATGGAGCTGACGCAAGCTGGAGAACACCTCTATTATTATGTACATCAAGTTACTCAGTTGATGGATGAAGCGAGAGTAAGAATAACACGTGGTGTGCAGGCAAGAGGTACTTTAAGGATTGGAACAGTAGAATCACTGGCTGCTTATTTTATCACTCCTCATGTAAAAAAACTAAAAAACGACCACCCGGATTTAAGGATTCAGCTGGAATCAGGCATTTGCCCAAATTTGAAAAAAGGGGTGCTGAACGGGGAACGGGATTTGGTGGTGATGCTTGATGAGATCAATGAACATCCTGCACTACAGGCTATTCCGCTTAAAAAAGAAGAAATGCTCATGGTAGTACACCCCAATCATCGTTTTGCAAAAGAGCGCTATATTGATATGGAACATCTGCAAGAAGAAACTTTGATTTTAACAGAGAAGGGTTGTTCCTATCGCGTGATGTTTGAAAGGATGTTGAAAAATTATGGAGTTGAGTCTAAATCCGTGCTCACTTTTACAAGTCTGGAAGCGATAAAACAATGTGTCATCGATGAATTAGGAGTAGCGGTACTTCCGGAGATGGCAGTTAGAAAAGAAATAGACAGGGGGCAGCTCATACCAGTTCGATTCGAAAAAGAACACATGAGCTTGATGATCCAAATCCTGTATTTAAAGAAAAAGTGGCTTTCGCCCGCGATAAAGCAATTTATCGAATTCTTAAGCGAAGAGAATTTACGAAGTTCCCAATAA
- a CDS encoding aldo/keto reductase — protein sequence MMTRTTLGKSEIPVNPIGLGTNAVGGHNIYPNLDEEAGKQVVRTALENGMNLLDTAYIYGPERSEELVGQVVKEYGNREDVVIATKGAHRFVGEDVVFNNAPSFLKECVEQSLQRLQTDYIDLFYIHFPDNETPKDEAVGALKQLKDEGKIRSIGVSNFSIDQLKEANKDGFVDVLQSEYNLFKRQAEEELLPYTAEHQISFVPYFPLASGLLSGKYNENSSFDDIRANSPLFQGEAFKKNLEKVEQLRDISNSQGVDIPHVVLAWYLNQPSIDAVIPGAKRREQVVDNLKTLEVELSKDEFKQIHEIFS from the coding sequence ATGATGACTAGGACTACACTTGGAAAATCTGAAATCCCGGTGAACCCAATTGGCTTAGGAACAAATGCTGTGGGAGGACATAACATCTATCCTAACCTTGATGAAGAGGCAGGAAAGCAGGTGGTACGAACTGCGTTGGAAAACGGAATGAACCTGTTGGATACCGCATATATATACGGACCTGAACGCTCAGAGGAACTAGTAGGACAGGTAGTAAAAGAATATGGAAATCGTGAAGATGTGGTAATTGCAACGAAAGGCGCACACCGGTTTGTGGGGGAAGATGTAGTATTTAACAACGCTCCATCTTTTTTAAAAGAGTGTGTTGAGCAAAGCCTGCAAAGACTTCAAACTGATTACATCGATTTATTTTACATCCATTTTCCAGATAACGAAACTCCGAAAGATGAAGCGGTAGGCGCGTTAAAACAACTGAAAGATGAAGGGAAAATAAGGTCTATAGGAGTTTCTAACTTTTCTATTGACCAGTTAAAAGAAGCTAATAAAGATGGGTTTGTGGATGTGCTTCAATCCGAGTACAATCTGTTCAAGAGGCAGGCGGAAGAGGAGTTGCTGCCATATACAGCAGAGCACCAAATTTCCTTCGTTCCTTACTTTCCTTTAGCCTCTGGATTGCTGTCTGGTAAATATAATGAAAATTCCTCGTTTGATGATATAAGAGCAAACAGCCCTTTGTTCCAAGGAGAAGCATTCAAAAAGAATTTAGAAAAGGTAGAACAACTCAGAGACATTTCAAATTCCCAGGGAGTGGATATTCCACATGTGGTGCTTGCCTGGTATTTAAATCAGCCATCGATTGACGCTGTGATTCCTGGTGCGAAAAGGAGAGAGCAAGTGGTCGACAATTTAAAAACGCTGGAAGTCGAGTTATCTAAAGATGAATTTAAACAAATTCACGAAATCTTTTCTTAA
- a CDS encoding YhfH family protein, translating into MKTKEKEQKVAVPCPQCGSEMEVMKYSYIMECDHCLSKRQE; encoded by the coding sequence ATGAAAACAAAAGAAAAGGAACAGAAGGTGGCTGTGCCATGTCCTCAATGTGGCAGCGAAATGGAAGTCATGAAGTATTCCTATATAATGGAATGTGATCACTGCCTATCCAAAAGGCAGGAATAA